The proteins below come from a single Staphylococcus sp. MI 10-1553 genomic window:
- a CDS encoding alpha/beta hydrolase, with translation MTEKSMLETFGSTFKLTGRWYPTTNTDAPLGTLLYIHGGGLVFGKVDDLPEPYMNVLRRSFNVFTVPYRFIPEAKLTHIVEDVTAAYDHIAKQQDSPIYVMGRSSGAYLACLLATLRSVQGLILFYGYYDFKHAAFQRLPTDQQHIASMLNDKLETELTHNEPITNKETPIRYLIYLYYRHRDIWLTRMGKHIDSYELQHSDLKTLPPTFLAHCTFDPDVPFEYSQTMAHYIPQHHLEAISKHAHDFDRLVTEDNINLYRKATNFLWQQQSQ, from the coding sequence ATGACTGAAAAATCTATGCTTGAGACATTTGGTTCAACTTTTAAACTTACAGGCCGTTGGTACCCCACAACAAATACCGACGCCCCTCTTGGCACACTTCTTTATATTCACGGTGGTGGTCTCGTGTTTGGAAAAGTGGACGATTTACCGGAACCTTATATGAATGTTTTAAGACGTTCATTCAATGTCTTTACTGTACCTTATCGTTTTATTCCAGAAGCAAAACTCACACATATTGTTGAAGATGTTACAGCGGCCTATGATCACATAGCCAAACAACAAGACAGTCCCATTTACGTAATGGGGCGTTCATCTGGAGCTTATCTCGCTTGCCTACTCGCGACACTTCGTTCAGTACAAGGACTCATTTTATTCTATGGATATTACGATTTTAAACATGCTGCATTTCAGCGTTTACCGACGGACCAACAACATATTGCTTCAATGCTTAACGATAAACTTGAAACTGAATTGACCCACAATGAACCTATAACTAATAAAGAAACACCTATTCGCTACTTGATCTATCTTTATTACAGACATCGCGACATTTGGTTGACTCGAATGGGTAAGCACATTGATTCGTATGAACTTCAACATTCGGACCTTAAGACGCTACCACCAACTTTTCTTGCACACTGTACATTCGATCCAGATGTCCCTTTTGAATACAGCCAAACAATGGCGCATTATATTCCACAACATCATCTAGAGGCCATTTCGAAGCACGCTCATGATTTTGATCGTCTAGTAACTGAAGACAATATTAATCTTTACCGAAAAGCTACAAATTTTTTATGGCAACAACAATCACAATAA
- the allC gene encoding allantoate deiminase has product MNILSEFEKMDKLFTSFGGLEQGGITRLLYSKEWKAAVDQLIQIFEQEGFEVQKDAVGNISGRLVGTTYPGETVMSGSHIDTVVEGGHLDGQFGILAALIATKYLKGKYGQPKRSIEVLSLAEEEGSRFPFTFWGSKNFFNLADKKDVEDIADAEGVRFVDAMHEAGFDFRKDNKVRDDIKAFVEIHIEQGKVLEVEGKQIGVVNGIVGQKRYTIRLKGEANHAGTTPMGLRRDAVVAFSEIVQTLTARAEEIGDPLVLTFGHVTPTPNTVNVVPGEVEFSVDTRHVDQKVLNTFADEIEKTIRSVAERNYMDVDINLWMDEAPTLMNDTIIEKVRNAAEKLASDNYKVMPSGAGHDSQIFAKYVPTGMIFVPSIDGISHNTSEETKTEDLIKGIEVLAEVLYQLAY; this is encoded by the coding sequence ATGAACATACTTAGCGAGTTTGAAAAAATGGACAAACTTTTTACTTCTTTTGGAGGTCTTGAACAAGGTGGTATTACGCGTCTTTTATATTCAAAAGAATGGAAAGCAGCAGTCGATCAATTAATACAAATTTTCGAACAAGAAGGTTTTGAAGTTCAAAAAGATGCTGTCGGAAACATTTCAGGTCGTTTGGTAGGTACGACGTATCCTGGAGAGACAGTAATGTCAGGTTCACACATTGATACTGTAGTTGAAGGCGGCCATTTGGACGGTCAATTCGGTATTTTAGCAGCGTTAATCGCAACAAAGTATTTGAAAGGAAAATATGGTCAGCCGAAACGTTCAATCGAAGTGCTGTCATTAGCTGAAGAAGAAGGAAGTCGTTTTCCATTTACATTTTGGGGAAGTAAAAACTTCTTTAATTTAGCAGATAAAAAAGATGTTGAAGATATTGCAGATGCGGAAGGTGTACGTTTTGTAGATGCAATGCATGAAGCTGGATTTGATTTCCGTAAAGATAATAAAGTACGTGATGATATTAAAGCTTTTGTGGAAATTCATATTGAACAAGGAAAAGTGCTTGAAGTCGAAGGTAAACAAATCGGTGTGGTTAATGGAATTGTAGGTCAAAAACGATACACAATTCGTTTGAAAGGTGAGGCTAATCATGCTGGTACAACACCCATGGGCTTACGTCGAGATGCTGTTGTTGCATTTAGTGAAATTGTTCAAACACTTACAGCACGTGCGGAAGAAATTGGAGATCCGCTCGTTTTAACATTTGGGCATGTCACACCAACGCCAAATACAGTTAATGTTGTTCCAGGAGAAGTGGAATTTTCAGTAGATACACGTCACGTTGATCAAAAAGTATTAAACACATTTGCTGATGAAATTGAGAAAACAATTCGAAGTGTTGCAGAACGAAATTATATGGATGTCGACATTAACTTGTGGATGGATGAAGCGCCAACACTAATGAACGACACGATTATTGAAAAAGTACGCAATGCGGCAGAAAAGTTAGCTAGTGATAATTATAAAGTCATGCCATCAGGTGCTGGTCATGATTCACAAATCTTTGCTAAATATGTACCGACTGGCATGATTTTTGTACCGTCTATTGATGGTATATCACATAATACTTCAGAAGAAACAAAAACAGAGGATTTAATTAAAGGTATCGAAGTTTTAGCTGAGGTTTTATACCAGCTTGCATATTAA